The following nucleotide sequence is from Aedes aegypti strain LVP_AGWG chromosome 3, AaegL5.0 Primary Assembly, whole genome shotgun sequence.
gagagctaaaattttaagcaaaactaattatttcgatcattttttaaacaaaatcaagctgtgtatcaatggtacttagataaatagctcctgaccttcatgtcaaaaaacgGCCGTTAAAatccactagtgcgactataggggactgtccactaagggaacactgaccctactaTGGAAAATCGAACCTCGGATCAGTTTTTCAGGCGATTATGTCATGGATATCTTGTCGTACATTTGAATAACACAGGTTAGTATACATATTCCCAGGGTAACACCATTAACACGGATTTCGGCATTCAAGCAAAACCAACCAATCGTTGCGATTTGATGTATATATTATTATATTGTTGTAAAACATGTagcaaaaaattatttattcttacATTTTCATAATTCGTTCTAGTCGTAGTAGATTCATAGTTGTtacaaattgtaaattcaacaaACACGATCCGGGATTTAACTAAACTTTCGTTTAAGTAGAGACTTAGTAGCATAAAATGTGTTCGCGAATGAGTGATTACCAACAACAGTGTAAGTTAATAAGTATACGTGTAACATAATAAATTAAGGTTTAAAAAAGAACGATAAGGAACAGCTAAGGAACCGTAACATGGCGATTCTTATAATTTGCCAGTTGTGTAAATGTGAGTTGTATATAAAAGCTTTTGAAGGTTCATCCGAATAAGATTTAATTCCTTAGAACGCAAGTAGTGAAAGTCAACGTTCAAAAAAGTAAATCCATCGTCAAACAGAAGTACTTATCTGCCTTTTCATTCATCCACCGGGGCACCGGATCGTCAGTTGTACAGATCCCACAGGGAAATCTGTCCGTCTGATCCGGCCGCGGCCATGATGACAGCCTTCCACATCGATACCTTCTCGTCCGAGTAGATCACGTCCAACAGTTCTCCCCGGTGCTCGGTCAACACGGCCAACGGCCTCAGACTTTTCCACGAGAAAATGCGAATCCTGCCGTCCCGTCCGGCACTGACAAACACCTTCAGGTCTTTGCGGATCTTCACCCGGCTAATCCCGGCGTTCTTGATTGCTATTTCAGACTTTTTGCGTAGTTCCATCGTCGGCCGGTCCACCGAAAAGACAAAGATCTTGTCCGAAGTTCCGCCGCAAACGCCACGATTAGTAAACGGATCGTAATCCATGGCCATCAGGCACTCGTCCTGACACACCTGCAGATGGCTGATCGGTTTCGAGCTGGTCAGGTCCCAAAGCACTAGCATTCCCGCCTCGTAGGCGGCCAAAAGGTAAGCCTTGTCCTTTATCTCCACCGGCAGGATACACATGACCGTTCCCAGGGGCGGAAGTTTGGGATCGGCTTTAGTCGGATTGAGCAGTTGCCGCTCGGTGAATGTCCGCCCACAGAGGACGGCAATGTTAGCTTCCCCGCGGGGCATTATCACAGCATCGTTATGGTACTCGAAACGACAGAAACCGACGTGGTCGGTGGCGGATTCGTGCCGGAGGACGTACGCCGAGTTGGTCAGCTCCCACAACTTTACGGTGCCCTCCTTTTCCTGAGTTATCAAGGCATCTTCGGTGTGGGCCAAGCCGATGATGGGACTCTTGCCCACCGACAGCTGATACGTTGAGCGATTCGTCTAGAACAGAATAAAATGTTAGTCATTGATTTTGTAATGGCGTTCGATATAGGTCTAACTTCTGATTCGAAATGCTTATCCAGAAATTTACTCAAGGATTATTCTGACAATTTTCCAAAATGTTAttccagaatttcttccagagatttttccaccatttccagttttcaaccgattgttttTCCAGTGATTACCTTAACAGATTTTCCGAAGATTCTTTCCAAGAAAACCACAGGAAGGATAAGAGAAGAtatgactttagagaccattttgattaaTAAATGAGACTTGAGACCTTCCATTAAACATAGAGACACAgtcactaccagccctgttgAAGTGTTGATAAGACTCTAGGGTCTGGGCACTCACCTGCAAATCCCAAAGCTGCACCGTTCCACGGACATTACCGGCATACAGCCGTTCCGATGTGTGGAAACACAGCGAATGAAATGCGCCGAGGTCAGACGATTTGAGGCAATAGACCGGATCCGGAGGAAGCAACGCCATGTTGTCAGATTTCGATAACCGGAGTGCTCAGTTACTTTATTCGCACTAGGCTGCTGCAAGATCGTCTGATAAGCGCTTCGGCTGATTGTAGGTCAAATGGCGACGCAAAATTTGGCAAACTCTCGAGAGCACCTTCTTTGACATGACACTTTTTACCGTTTGAAAAACACTACTCCATTTTATACCGGATTTTTTGTCGTTTTTGAGTCGCCTGGTCGTTCCGGAATCAAATCCGTCGTAGGATGGAACGACTTCCGTCTGGAACAACGCCGGAATTTCACCGAACAATCACATCTGCCGAAGAAACGAAACAAACTGCCCAAACTGCGGCCGCGACGATGTGACACGAATGGTGTTTTTGTTTTCGTGTTTTGTTTGCTGTTCCGTTCCTCGTCATCCCACAGAAAAAAAGTATTTGAAAGTAAATACATGTTATTTCATGTTTGTATTGCTTTATCACTGGGGTACTTAGTCGTGACATGAACCATTTGAATTTGGAAAGTTAACTCCGGTGAGATACAGAGGACTATGCACTCTAAAAACACGAATGTCAGGATTGTTCTTGGGATAACACGGCGTGTCtagtagaacaatattatcacaaaaaataggcatcgctaaatctttcaccattcgaaaatataggtttttagctttcatttgacgtgttccccaaaaaaatccaaaaagattccgaacgttatttttattttaaatttttgttccttaaCGTACATTCTCTAAATTTAACCATGGTTaaaggcagttttttttttctcttaaactTGATGatagccaaaatttcaaatgaaagttgaGAAAACAAAGCTATATAAGTTTACATGTTGTAATGGACAAAACTGGCCTatgtttttttgtgaatttaataagccataggacacttattcgtaCATTGGAAgtacaaataaattttaactgatatgagaaccacagacaaacagacggaacacttagaacaattatcttcaaaatccatcgcccagtttacaccatcagcatttagtgagcatgttgcacgaaaaggtgtttcgtgcaacaagaccggcagatggcggttgtgtgaaacgtcaaacgcgaagaaaaacgatgcgctcgcctctggttgtgagatttgtaacatagcgaatttgaaatgatcattaaatgagtggtcgatggaaatttcgtcagtgttacgtctgtttgtctgtgtgagaactaaaatcaaatttatttaaagCAGCATCTTTGGGTGTCgctagggttaccatatttgctctcaCTGAAAAGAGTACATATTTTCAACTCTGTAAAAGAGTACTGAAGAGTACACTTAGCctatttaaaatttcaactttttaccAATGTATTTGTCTTAATTTTCTTGTGTTACCCATTTTCTTAATTTATTCTTAATTCTAAAGTCGTTGGTCACATTAACACTATTGACTACGAAAAGTTAgattaaaaaatttaaatgcAAATCGTCAGATTCATATTAACAGACACTTTTCTTGCATTTTTTGCAGGGAGACACtattctcaatttttcattctagATTTCATGAACGTCAGCCTTTTTCCGCTTATTCTATATAATGTTTTCTTAATATACTGGACATTAACTTTGAGCGAATTGGTGTACttaatcatgattttttttataataacgcaagttatataaaaatgttgactttTTGTAACAATGTATTCCTTCAAATGGGTTCGTTTCTTAAACAAACATTTagtaaaaatgtttttctacCAGATGAACTGAGAAAAGTCAATTTTGATAGCATGGCACTGTGTCTTATTAGGTCGATTGCGTGCGCTTTTGTAATAGCACCCGaatcgttgattttagcgataatgtttattcggagaagtttcttggcaTACTGAAGCGCATCTTTTGATGCCAACTGTTCAGTGTTCAAAcccctagcagtgagatagaaaaactatctTCTcataacatttagatagacaaaGTTGTAGAAgtagcaatttgaaacaactttgtttgTTCGATTATTTATCTCCCAATCTTTTCTACATCGTTGTATGTGAATTGCCTGTAAAAATCATATAATTGATTatcattttccaaaattttcaacctttctgtgttttctacaaagttggtTTTCACATACAAACCCATGTTTTTGCTGATCATGTTATCAAGCTATCTTTGGAAagaacatacactcccgtgcataagtttgggttcaccccctaaaaacatgcaaaagtgttctgtccatatctctgtgattacacgtccaattaaaaCTCTCTTAGTCGCAACTTTGTatacttaatttttacttgaagttgtgacatttttcaaaaaacacactgaaaaatcatatctaatttcctcagcattgggtcacccaaaattttaaatcaaagtgttattagattcgtaatcttatattctttaaagagaccccacgaaattttggcggaaaaatctggagagtattcaaaatcaatgaaacagtgagtcaagtcatcgtgcaaaagtttgggttcacccctcagtatggtgtacagtgcaaaagtttgggttcacctgaacttacttaaatctgtgaaatctcaaaccaatcatgtacgcgccattatttgcgctcaaaaaagctttaaactattaaaatcggttgaaaaatggcagagatatcgacaaaaatgatgtgcgtgcggctcaggtgaacccaaacttttgcacgatttgcatcatactgaggggtgaacccaaacttttgcacgatgacttgactgactgtttcattgattttgaatactttccagatttttccgccaaaatttcgtggggtctcttcaaagaatataagattacgattctaatgacactttgatttaaaattttggtcgacccaatgctgaggaaattaaatatgatttttcagtgtgtttttttgaaaaatgtcacaactttaagtaaaaatttagtataaaaaattcaaaaaatgtttttggaaaaatacatacgaagtaagaataactctttgccttttgaatgcggcttaaagagtttcaattggacgtgtaatcacagagatatggacagaacacttttgtatgtttttgagggggtgaacccaaacttttgcagcaTTGCCAAATCGACGTTTCCAGAAAAAGTGCACAGTTCTAGGGAAGTTGTTTCAAATAGGCTAAATTGTTATAAACAACTTTACACAATTCTCATCTGAAAAAATAGTtagttgattgtttatcaatagattTTTCATTGGGCCTCTTATTTATATATTGAGTGGATTATATGAGCGCATGATTTCTTTCCAATCATTATTGCGCTTATCATACTAATGCTACTCGATCagcatttctcaaaatatgttaGAAAAAACATCTTTTATCATAGGAAAAAGGTTTGACAAGTAACCGTGCTTGTGGCCAATTTGCCTTTTTGGACTTAAAGTGCTATGATAGGCTAATAAAGATCATGTCAGCTGTGTAAtagaaccacagacaaacagacgtaacactgacgaaatttccatcgaccactcattcaacgatcatttcaaattcgttatgttacaaatctcacaaccagaggcgcgcgcatcgtttttatTTGCggttgacgtttcacactaccgccatctgccggtcttgttgcacgaaacaccttttcgtgcaacatgctcactaaatgctgatggtgtaaactgggcgatggattttgaagatatttgttctaagtgttacgtctgtttgtctgtgactgaagtgttaaattccgtacaaatttaagctgaaaacgattgatacgaaataCCTACtcaaatagggtaacgactgtttatttcgttcttaaacgctaacagttggcgctagcggcaaaaagtacaggcaacaacctttcgaacattcagttttttCCACTGGCCGCCGTGCGACGACACTGCTGTTTGTATCCCTCTCACTGATTGattgtttaacgataaacttgcgacgatcgacgcgccaccatatttcatataacggaggaaattagaactaacttggaagtgatgatttggaggttatttggcaatttggaggttaaaatcccctccaaacactagcgattttgcggtgggatg
It contains:
- the LOC5575514 gene encoding guanine nucleotide-binding protein subunit beta-like protein 1, giving the protein MALLPPDPVYCLKSSDLGAFHSLCFHTSERLYAGNVRGTVQLWDLQTNRSTYQLSVGKSPIIGLAHTEDALITQEKEGTVKLWELTNSAYVLRHESATDHVGFCRFEYHNDAVIMPRGEANIAVLCGRTFTERQLLNPTKADPKLPPLGTVMCILPVEIKDKAYLLAAYEAGMLVLWDLTSSKPISHLQVCQDECLMAMDYDPFTNRGVCGGTSDKIFVFSVDRPTMELRKKSEIAIKNAGISRVKIRKDLKVFVSAGRDGRIRIFSWKSLRPLAVLTEHRGELLDVIYSDEKVSMWKAVIMAAAGSDGQISLWDLYN